One Aspergillus oryzae RIB40 DNA, chromosome 2 genomic window carries:
- a CDS encoding Rho family guanine nucleotide exchange factor CDC24 (invasion-inducing protein TIAM1/CDC24 and related RhoGEF GTPases) has translation MAETAVMTSGPIAEDNIINRRGGESIYQSCVNLKKRLAELPNFESHLREMDEEDLAQGNTDPVASLWNCLREGYPLLTIYNASSPEEVLEVDPEKVPEAKRPKAATFKFLQASLKELGFPQQDCFLITDLYGESTTGFIKVIKMVNRVLDILEMQGQLKRTSDVSSRAPEKGTVKLTKREHILKELLETERDYVHHLQNLQLLKKELEETGALTGDPSHQIFLNLNNLLDFAQRFLIRIEQHYALPEERQNWGELFIQHEDAFRQYEPFIANQMRCDEVCLKEWDRIHAAPRTVDLRQMVAQPSTLNGFFVKPFQRLTKYPLMLSELRKQTENPELQTDITRAIDSIQSVLDSANDAIDKEHLASAFTELDERVDDWKSLKIESFGDLLRFGTFTVLKGDNGKDSEREYHIYLFERILLCCKDINPNKQKTKLIVGKDKPATTVKGKPRLQLKGRIYMANVTDIACYQKPGSYRIQIFWKGDPGVVDNFIIRYQNEDAMRKWYRDIDNQRAIQAEHRSARNTGTSETEFTYMRNMANMPNPYLEHDADEQATKEAGFFSEFPMSRNASSTSLRTRSATGGSGGSGPPLSNKFRFPMPDPNLSVHTQFPGGSMSPAERNGNSYFSPVAETPSTRSSSQSTAGYSYGRQPTPGSTWNEEPNRYTAPALSRGVSRDGSNSNPYFSGAPNGRGAQRPSLPPMSGTSNGMAQRMRSASSPDIHHHNPESRRYMGAHTMQTVDNVPVPPIPAHMASMKAPVNRSQANSPTNTSLPSRNGNVPNGQNTHFHEPQYSESRMTQPVSDQPTSPLSQEPEEEPLMPTQLKAKVNFDDNYVTLVIASNIMFRSLTDRVDAKLARFTNRSIGSKSVRLRYRDEDGDFVTIDSDEAVQLAFMEWREQHRDMLSRGQVGEIQLYCQAVEN, from the exons ATGGCGGAGACCGCAGTCATGACAAGCGGTCCTATCGCCGAGGACAATATCATCAACCGCCGCGGCGGTGAGTCGATCTATCAGAGCTGCGTCAATCTCAAAAAGCGCCTCGCGGAACTCCCGAACTTCGAATCGCACCTGCGAGAgatggatgaggaggatctcGCACAGGGAAACACTGACCCTGTGGCGTCACTATGGAATTGCCTTCGGGAAGGTTACCCCTTGTTGACCATCTACAACGCCTCAAGCCCTGAAGAGGTCCTCGAGGTCGACCCTGAAAAGGTCCCCGAAGCAAAACGTCCCAAGGCTGCCACCTTCAAATTCCTACAGGCATCCCTCAAAGAGTTGGGCTTTCCTCAACAAGACTGCTTCCTAATCACCGACTTGTATGGTGAGAGCACAACCGGCTTTATCAAAGTGATCAAGATGGTGAATCGTGTGTTGGACATTTTAGAAATGCAGGGTCAGCTGAAGCGAACATCCGATGTCTCATCCCGCGCCCCGGAGAAAGGAACTGTGAAACTTACCAAGAGGGAGCACATCCTTAAGGAGTTGTTGGAGACGGAGCGCGACTATgtccaccatcttcaaaatctACAATTACTCAAgaaagagctggaggagactGGGGCTCTTACCGGCGACCCTAGCCACCAAATATTTTTGAACTTAAACAATCTCCTTGATTTCGCCCAACGATTCTTGATTCGCATTGAGCAGCATTATGCCTTGCCGGAAGAGAGGCAAAACTGGGGCGAGTTGTTTATCCAGCACGAGGATGCTTTCCGGCAGTATGAACCGTTTATCGCCAATCAAATGCGTTGCGACGAAGTCTGCCTGAAGGAATGGGACAGAATCCATGCAGCCCCTAGGACTGTTGACTTGAGGCAGATGGTGGCTCAACCTTCAACACTTAATGGGTTCTTTGTCAAGCCTTTTCAACGTCTGACCAAATATCCTTTGATGCTTTCC GAACTCCGCAAGCAGACCGAAAACCCAGAGTTGCAGACGGACATTACCCGTGCCATCGACTCCATTCAGTCTGTCCTTGATTCTGCAAACGATGCTATCGACAAAGAACACCTGGCTTCGGCATTCACAGAGCTAGACGAACGAGTAGACGATTGGAAGTCGCTTAAAATAGAATCATTTGGTGACCTGCTTCGCTTCGGCACATTTACCGTTTTGAAGGGAGACAATGGCAAGGATTCAGAAAGAGAG TACCACATCTACCTTTTCGAACGTATCCTTCTCTGCTGCAAAGATATCAATCCGAACAAGCAGAAAACGAAACTGATTGTCGGCAAAGATAAACCAGCTACTACTGTGAAAGGAAAACCACGGTTGCAGCTTAAGGGTCGCATTTACATGGCAAACGTAACGGATATAGCTTGCTATCAAAAGCCAG GTTCTTATCGTATCCAAATTTTTTGGAAAGGTGACCCGGGCGTAGTGGACAACTTTATCATACGCTATCAAAATGAAGATGCCATGCGCAAATGGTATAGGGACATTGACAACCAACGAGCAATTCAAGCAGAACACCGCAGCGCACGGAATACCGGTACATCGGAGACAGAATTCACGTACATGAGGAACATGGCGAATATGCCCAATCCGTACCTTGAACATGATGCCGATGAACAAGCAACTAAGGAGgctggcttcttctccgAATTTCCTATGAGTCGCAATGCATCAAGCACTAGTCTCCGGACACGGTCCGCAAccggtggtagtggtggttCAGGCCCGCCCCTGTCAAATAAGTTTCGCTTCCCAATGCCAGACCCGAACCTTTCTGTGCATACACAGTTCCCCGGTGGTAGTATGTCCCCAGCCGAGCGAAACGGTAACTCATACTTTTCGCCTGTTGCCGAAACTCCGTCCACAAGGTCAAGCTCGCAGTCTACTGCTGGTTATTCGTACGGCCGTCAGCCGACTCCAGGCAGTACATGGAACGAAGAGCCCAATCGGTATACCGCACCTGCGTTGTCTCGCGGCGTTTCTAGAGATGGCTCGAACTCGAATCCCTATTTCAGCGGTGCACCCAATGGGCGAGGCGCTCAGCGTCCTTCACTACCTCCTATGTCTGGCACTTCTAATGGCATGGCACAGCGGATGCGTTCTGCGAGTAGCCCAGATATacaccaccacaaccccgAATCGCGTCGGTATATGGGCGCACACACAATGCAGACGGTCGACAACGTGCCCGTTCCACCGATCCCTGCTCACATGGCCAGCATGAAGGCGCCTGTTAATAGAAGTCAAGCCAATTCACCAACCAACACCAGTCTACCTAGCCGAAACGGAAATGTTCCCAACGGACAAAACACGCATTTCCATGAACCCCAGTACTCTGAATCTCGAATGACTCAGCCTGTGTCAGATCAGCCTACATCCCCTCTCAGCCAAGAACCAGAGGAGGAGCCTCTCATGCCGACCCAACTCAAAGCGAAGGTTAATTTCGATGATAACTACGTCACTCTAGTGATTGCCAGCAACATCATGTTCCGCTCGCTCACAGACCGAGTGGATGCGAAATTGGCCCGGTTCACCAATCGATCAATAGGCAGCAAATCGGTCAGGCTACGCTACCGCGACGAGGATGGAGATTTCGTCACCATTGACAGCGATGAGGCCGTCCAATTGGCGTTTATGGAATGGCGGGAGCAACATCGTGACATGCTTTCCAGAGGCCAAGTTGGAGAGATTCAACTCTATTGCCAAGCAGTTGAGAACTAG
- a CDS encoding DUF4129 domain-containing protein (predicted protein) translates to MAWNFYRILNYTIFIVLSVILFCLIVLTPADAIYQCYVTSRLTNIFIISGGYIVTFILAALIYATRIYTNRSALAGIPKAWIPIEKEDVGKSVRRLVVEGLARSAIVAYQARPRDTAADGDTFADYPMLLIDCDRPPWGSVEHPGWSSPASPDLPDLPYRTVIQELPNLIEAKAVSLAPPDPFLTATRSFDPSSPGAEQSIPDTRVVDILRRPVSMGLREYLQHLASLNVIQPPEIGAEFIALYERARFSSRELHETEFRDLMHIFAGLLRGMKSLDTHIMDDIYAEGSRGDSESVIGPSDEEGETDTMDFHDDSEAFSRGRSNSLQPSNASTWEGRSTYAASGNQSYRSPVWSRNVDPHRLATPRTPSMRSLRRVQSNASGSSGGSVIRLVDTHGPTDLPYAINFNRT, encoded by the coding sequence ATGGCCTGGAATTTCTATCGCATCCTCAACTACACTATCTTTATCGTTCTCtccgtcatcctcttctgtcTTATAGTTCTGACCCCGGCCGACGCGATCTACCAGTGCTACGTAACCTCGCGACTCACGAACATTTTTATTATCAGTGGTGGCTACATCGTGACTTTTATATTAGCGGCGCTGATATATGCAACGCGGATCTATACCAATCGCAGTGCCTTAGCTGGAATCCCCAAAGCATGGATCCCaatcgagaaggaagatgtCGGAAAGAGTGTGCGACGGCTGGTGGTTGAAGGTCTTGCTCGCAGCGCTATTGTTGCTTATCAAGCTAGGCCACGGGACACAGCTGCAGATGGAGATACCTTTGCCGACTACCCCATGCTCTTGATAGACTGCGACCGCCCGCCGTGGGGCTCTGTCGAACACCCCGGATGGTCTTCTCCTGCATCCCCCGATTTGCCCGACCTGCCGTACCGAACGGTCATTCAGGAACTTCCAAACCTGATCGAAGCTAAAGCGGTCTCGCTCGCTCCCCCTGACCCCTTTTTGACAGCGACCCGCTCGTTTGACCCCTCCTCTCCTGGCGCCGAACAATCAATCCCGGACACACGAGTGGTGGATATCTTACGGCGACCGGTGTCGATGGGTCTGAGGGAATATTTGCAACATCTTGCTAGCCTGAACGTCATTCAGCCACCCGAGATTGGAGCAGAATTCATCGCACTATATGAACGCGCGCGCTTCTCGTCGCGCGAGCTTCACGAAACCGAGTTTCGGGATCTGATGCACATATTTGCCGGGCTTCTAAGAGGGATGAAGTCGCTTGATACGCACATTATGGATGATATATATGCTGAAGGCTCTCGCGGCGATAGCGAGTCTGTCATTGGACCTTCAGacgaggaaggggaaactgATACGATGGATTTCCACGATGACAGCGAGGCGTTCTCTCGAGGCCGGAGCAACAGTTTACAACCTTCGAATGCATCGACATGGGAGGGTCGCTCCACTTACGCTGCATCGGGAAATCAGAGTTATAGGTCTCCTGTTTGGTCCAGAAACGTTGACCCGCATCGGCTGGCGACGCCCCGAACGCCATCGATGCGATCGCTTAGGCGGGTACAGTCTAATGCGTCGGGCAGTTCTGGAGGAAGTGTTATTCGTTTGGTAGATACCCATGGGCCAACTGATTTGCCCTACGCGATTAATTTTAATAGAACGTGA
- a CDS encoding F-box and WD domain protein (beta-TrCP (transducin repeats containing)/Slimb proteins), with protein sequence MAGETTAANYSPDLTAPSLPAPYRLDEGYSDETRSQVDKELADLPSDDVMPLPDWLLANSEEDRAEIAYSLLRTLPTSTVAAVVDRLAPVLHMDPVVKLPPEITSEIFSYLEPKTLLTASLASRAWRGRIIDSGLWRGKYIDEGWRVDIDAIRSFEERQSKLSSPSLQLSRTTPGPMPSSAQSSPKSSILLRMPNGGVRINWLHLYKQRRRLEENWNRGRLTKFQIPHPEHLAECHKECIYSIQFWGNWLVSGSRDRTVRVWNIDTQRLRYRPLVGHSKSVLCLQFDPRPSEDIIMTGSSDKSVIMWRFSTGEKLKEIAPAHQDSVLNLRFDERYLVTCSKDRLIKVWNRRELMPGDKEYPVVHHGSGVMFPAHIVDISELPSPITETELAKRQIRSLAPYSLLMTIAGHGAAVNAIQISEDEIISASGDRLIKIWNIRSGICKKTLVGHEKGIACVQFDGRRIISGSNDDSVRIFDHSSGAEVACLSGHADLVRTVQAGFGDPPGAEEAMKMEALAVDNEFRDARRSDEAVQFDARKIVCATQDPRIVVWDFADDDEEIKEASQFFTGL encoded by the exons ATGGCTGGAGAGACTACCGCCGCCAATTATTCCCCCGACCTCACCGCCCCCTCATTACCTGCACCTTACAGACTAGACGAGGGTTACTCGGACGAAACTAGAAGCCAGGTGGACAAGGAACTTGCGGACCTGCCCTCGGATGATGTGATGCCTCTCCCCGATTGGCTTCTAGCGAATAGCGAAGAAGATAGGGCTG AGATTGCCTACAGTTTATTACGCACACTACCCACTTCTACCGTGGCCGCGGTTGTCGACCGCCTTGCGCCTGTGTTGCACATGGATCCCGTTGTCAAGCTCCCCCCCGAGATCACCTCCGAGATCTTCTCCTACCTTGAGCCCAAGACTCTCTTGACAGCTTCATTGGCATCTCGTGCCTGGCGGGGCCGTATAATTGACTCTGGTCTGTGGCGAGGAAAGTATATCGATGAAGGCTGGCgcgttgatattgatgcaaTCCGTTCGTTTGAGGAAAGACAATCCAAACTTTCGTCCCCGAGTCTTC AGCTCTCTCGCACCACGCCTGGACCCATGCCATCATCAGCTCAGTCGTCCCCAAAATCCTCTATTTTGCTGCGGATGCCCAATGGTGGTGTCAGAATTAACTGGCTTCATCTCTATAAGCAACGTAGACGACTGGAAGAGAATTGGAATAGAGGTCGCCTCACAAAATTCCAGATTCCCCACCCTGAGCACTTGGCGGAGTGCCACAAAgaatgtatatattcaatcCAATTCTGGGGGAATTGGCTGGTGAGTGGTAGTCGAGATAGGACTGTCCGAGTTTGGAATATAGATACGCAGAGACTGCGTTATCGCCCTCTTGTGGGCCACTCCAAATCGGTGCTCTGTCTCCAATTCGATCCCCGACCCTCTGAGGACATTATCATGACTGGGAGCAGCGACAAGAGCGTCATCATGTGGCGATTTTCCACTGGTGAGAAACTCAAAGAGATTGCACCCGCTCATCAGGACTCTGTGTTAAACCTCAGATTTGATGAGCGTTATCTTGTCACATGTTCTAAAGATAGGTTGATAAAGGTTTGGAATCGGCGTGAGCTAATGCCCGGTgacaaagaatatcctgTGGTCCATCATGGATCTGGGGTTATGTTTCCAGCGCACATCGTTGATATAAGCGAGCTTCCTTCCCCTATTACAGAAACAGAGCTAGCTAAGCGTCAAATCCGAAGCCTAGCTCCGTACTCTCTTTTAATGACGATCGCAGGGCACGGCGCTGCAGTTAATGCTATCCAGATAAGCGAAGATGAGATTATTTCCGCTTCAGGTGACCGGTTAATCAAGATCTGGAACATCCGCAGTGGTATCTGCAAGAAGACCCTTGTGGGCCACGAGAAAGGTATCGCATGCGTCCAGTTTGATGGCCGGCGTATCATTAGCGGAAGTAATGATGACTCCGTTCGCATCTTCGATCACAGCTCCGGTGCGGAGGTTGCTTGTTTATCTGGTCACGCCGACTTAGTAAGAACCGTCCAAGCTGGCTTTGGCGACCCACCAGGAGCTGAAGAGGCTATGAAGATGGAAGCTCTGGCTGTTGATAACGAGTTCCGTGATGCTCGACGCTCTGACGAAGCT
- a CDS encoding pyridoxal phosphate-dependent aminotransferase (aspartate/tyrosine/aromatic aminotransferase) has product MSFSGRRVSILRPSNRRFSLGKELSENELRSETHRQFRSAHEGHRPHAGLDASRASTGVVWCTERATEHGYAENPSEWANLGQGAPEADDEIEGSFPRPTSIPITSAAREYGPTAGIKPLRAAVARLYNEHYRQGKESQYTWENVCIVPGGRAGLIRIAAILGNSYLSFPIPDYSAYSEMLTLFKNIAPIPIPLSQNDHYHIHPDKIAEEIARGTQVLLTSNPRNPTGHFVSSEELAKIQDICRDRATLILDEFYGGYNYTTDCDGTTLSGATNVEDVNQDDVLLIDGLTKRFRLPGWRIAWIVGPKEFVDALGSAGSYLDGGANVPFQEAAIPMLEPSLVRAEMKALQYHFREKRDFVVKRLTEIGFRIKDVPQATFYIWLDLTALEPPLPAEANISDGLNFFNALLSEKVIVVPGIFFDLNPAKRRDLFDSPCHHFVRLSYGPKMDVLKKGLDGIERVIRRARGEALKAQWEDEVAIADD; this is encoded by the exons ATGTCGTTCTCTGGCCGCCGCGTGAGCATTTTGCGCCCTTCCAACAGGCGATTCTCCCTAGGCAAGGAGTTGTCGGAGAATG AACTTCGATCGGAAACCCATCGTCAATTCCGAAGCGCTCACGAAGGTCACCGTCCTCACGCCGGCCTCGATGCCTCGCGTGCCTCGACAGGTGTTGTCTGGTGTACAGAACGTGCGACAGAACACGGTTACGCAGAGAATCCTTCCGAATGGGCAAATCTGGGTCAAGGAGCTCCcgaagccgacgatgagaTCGAAGGCAGTTTCCCTCGCCCCACGAGCATTCCCATCACCTCTGCTGCTCGTGAGTACGGCCCCACGGCCGGTATCAAGCCCCTCCGCGCTGCTGTCGCTCGGTTGTACAATGAGCATTACCGCCAGGGCAAAGAGAGCCAGTACACTTGGGAGAATGTCTGCATTGTGCCCGGTGGACGCGCGGGTCTGATTCGAATTGCAGCCATTCTGGGCAATTCGtacctttccttccccattCCCGACTACTCTGCGTACTCAGAGATGTTGACTTTGTTCAAGAAT ATCGCGCCCATCCCCATTCCCCTCTCCCAGAACGACCATTATCATATCCACCCTGACAAGATCGCCGAAGAAATTGCCCGTGGTACCCAGGTCCTCCTAACTTCGAACCCTCGTAACCCGACCGGACACTTTGTTTCCAGCGAGGAGCTGGCTAAGATCCAGGACATCTGTAGGGATCGGGCGACGCTGATTTTGGATGAATTTTATGGAGGCTACAACTACACCACCGACTGTGACGGCACAACTCTCAGTGGTGCTACGAATGTGGAGGATGTCAACCAAGACG ATGTGTTGCTCATCGACGGTCTGACCAAGCGTTTCCGTCTGCCTGGTTGGCGTATCGCCTGGATTGTCGGCCCCAAGGAATTTGTTGACGCCCTGGGCTCAGCTGGTTCCTACCTGGATGGAGGTGCCAACGTACCGTTCCAGGAGGCTGCCATTCCCATGCTCGAGCCGTCCCTTGTACGCGCCGAGATGAAGGCTCTTCAATATCATTTCCGTGAAAAGAGAGACTTCGTTGTGAAGCGTCTGACTGAGATTGGATTCCGTATTAAGGATGTTCCTCAGGCCACATTCTATATTTGGCTTGATCTGACTGCCTTGgaacctcctcttcccgCAGAGGCTAACATCTCCGACGGtctgaatttcttcaacgcCCTTCTTTCCGAGAAGGTTATTGTGGTGCCCGGTattttcttcgatctgaACCCTGCCAAGAGAAGAGACCTGTTTGACAGCCCCTGCCATCACTTCGTCCGTCTGAGCTACGGGCCTAAGATGGATGTGCTGAAGAAGGGCCTGGACGGCATTGAAAGAGTTATCCGCCGGGCTCGTGGAGAGGCTCTCAAAGCGCAATGGGAGGACGAGGTAGCAATTGCTGACGACTAA
- a CDS encoding sucrase/ferredoxin-like domain-containing protein (predicted protein) — translation MQALWRRGTSLFSTPSGSPKDSGAAEEFRTASTPDKLFTKVDPAVDGEECLHDCATCTVRYPAKFDVDQEDTLYGNVNGWSTHLLVATGKTDWVRDVADEEGSVMEAIEKGGLEPSNGKLKLSASNMPVPDEYHHHDTGKQPTTVLLLPSFTIVDHVTPALAPDLIKYIVNSAPTTTTPLGAIPEPVSIPESEDQTQQPPISDLLSQTPLRSRPCPHAAVILLCSQRTRDARCGQSAPLLRKEFERHLRPLGLYRDLDDERPGGVGIYFISHVGGHKYSANVIVYRRRDLEWYRKQDSKEETSAEGEEGAAQGIWLARVRPEDCENIIRYTVLKGKVVKPEQIRGGFDRERGVMSW, via the exons ATGCAGGCACTCTGGCGACGCGGCACATCtctcttctcaacaccatcgGGGTCCCCCAAAGACTCCGGGGCTGCCGAAGAATTCCGGACAGCTTCAACCCCCGACAAGCTATTCACCAAGGTCGACCCCGCCGTCgacggagaagaatgtcTCCACGACTGCGCTACATGTACCGTTCGGTACCCGGCTAAGTTCGATGTGGATCAGGAAGACACCCTATATGGAAATGTCAACGGATGGTCAACACATCTGCTCGTCGCGACCGGGAAAACAGATTGGGTACGAGATGTAGCGGACGAAGAGGGCAGTGTGATGGAAGCGATTGAGAAGGGCGGGCTCGAGCCGAGTAACGGG AAATTGAAACTATCGGCCTCCAACATGCCCGTTCCGGACgaataccaccaccacgacACAGGAAAGCAACCAACAACCGTCCTGCTCCTACCCAGCTTCACCATCGTGGACCACGTCACGCCAGCCCTGGCCCCAGACCTGATCAAATACATCGTTAATTCCGCAcccacaaccaccacaccccTGGGAGCTATCCCGGAGCCGGTATCCATACCTGAATCGGAGGACCAgacacaacaaccacccaTCTCAGACCTCTTATCGCAGACGCCCCTCCGCTCGCGCCCCTGTCCTCATGCTGCGGTGATCCTCCTCTGTTCTCAGCGCACGCGAGACGCCCGCTGCGGCCAGTCTGCGCCGCTCCTCCGCAAAGAATTTGAACGCCATTTGCGTCCGCTGGGACTGTATCGTGACCTTGATGATGAGCGACCCGGTGGTGTTGGTATCTACTTCATCAGCCACGTTGGGGGTCACAAGTATTCTGCGAATGTGATTGTGTACCGCCGTCGCGATTTGGAGTGGTATCGCAAGCAGGACAGTAAAGAGGAGACATCggcggagggagaggaaggtgCGGCGCAGGGTATTTGGCTGGCGCGCGTTCGTCCGGAGGACTGTGAGAATATTATCCGGTATACGGTGTTGAAGGGGAAGGTGGTGAAGCCGGAGCAGATTAGAGGAGGCTTTGATCGGGAACGGGGGGTGATGAGTTGGTag